Proteins encoded in a region of the Suricata suricatta isolate VVHF042 chromosome 10, meerkat_22Aug2017_6uvM2_HiC, whole genome shotgun sequence genome:
- the SYNGR1 gene encoding synaptogyrin-1 has protein sequence MGERHTAGLDHQPWKLGCPEGSRGTVSGTFILRGRDGVWKDYTSIRAHHLRLSQGGGGKEVVQGSECQEVFSIVVFGSIVNEGYLNNNSGGEKFCIYNRNPNACSYGVAVGVLAFLTCLLYLALDVYFPQISSVKDRKKAVLSDIGVSAFWAFLWFVGFCFLANQWQVSKPKDNPMNEGTDAARAAITFSFFSIFTWAGQAVLAFQRYQIGADSALFSQDYMDPSQDSSTPYAPYVEPSTGPDPAGMGGTYQQPANAFDAEPQGYQSQGY, from the exons ATGGGCGAGCGGCACACGGCAGGTCTGGACCACCAGCCCTGGAAGCTTGGATGTCCTGAAGGCAGCAGGGGCACTGTTTCAGGGACCTTCATACTGCGGGGCAGGGATG GTGTCTGGAAAGACTACACCTCCATCAGGGCCCACCACCTGAGGCTGAGTCAG gggggaggggggaaggaggttGTACAAGGGAGTGAATGCCAGGAG gtgTTCTCCATTGTGGTGTTCGGCTCCATTGTGAACGAGGGCTACCTCAACAACAACTCGGGGGGCGAGAAGTTCTGCATCTACAACCGCAACCCCAATGCCTGCAGCTATGGCGTGGCCGTGGGCGTGCTGGCCTTCCTCACCTGCCTGCTGTACCTGGCCCTGGACGTGTACTTCCCACAGATCAGCAGCGTGAAGGACCGCAAGAAAGCTGTCCTGTCCGACATCGGTGTCTCAG CCTTCTGGGCCTTTCTCTGGTTCGTGGGTTTCTGCTTCCTGGCCAACCAGTGGCAGGTGTCCAAGCCCAAGGACAACCCGATGAATGAAGGCACAGATGCGGCACGGGCCGCCAtcaccttctccttcttctccatcTTCACGTGG GCCGGCCAGGCCGTGCTGGCCTTCCAGCGGTACCAGATTGGCGCCGACTCGGCCCTCTTCTCCCAGGACTACATGGACCCCAGCCAGGACTCCAGCACGCCTTACGCCCCCTACGTAGAGCCCAGCACCGGGCCGGACCCCGCTGGCATGGGTGGCACCTACCAGCAGCCGGCCAACGCCTTTGACGCCGAGCCCCAGGGCTACCAGTCACAAGGCTACTGA